A genomic region of Pseudopipra pipra isolate bDixPip1 chromosome W, bDixPip1.hap1, whole genome shotgun sequence contains the following coding sequences:
- the LOC135406112 gene encoding hydrocephalus-inducing protein homolog: MKSQLQSDSTLERPARLRRFRWIVPAHGEVELKIRFSPTVPGQFDQLRNFEILGSKRLYQLPCSATALYPSISQNPRLVFPRWRKSKEKEDIISKEYVMSTKQFHFGPLLCGKSGE, translated from the exons ATGAAAAGCCAACTGCAGAGTGACTCAACCCTCGAGAGACCTGCCAG GCTGAGAAGGTTCCGCTGGATCGTTCCTGCCCACGGCGAGGTGGAACTGAAGATCCGCTTCAGCcccacagtgccagggcagTTTGACCAGCTGAGGAACTTTGAGATCCTGGGCTCAAAGCGCCTGTACCAgttgccctgcagtgccactgccctgtACCCCAGCATCAGCCAGAACCCACG GCTGGTGTTTCCTCGCTGGAGGAAgagcaaggagaaggaggacaTCATCTCCAAGGAATATGTCATGAGCACAAAGCAGTTCCACTTTGGACCGCTGCTTTGTGGCAAGTCAGGAGAGTG A